One genomic region from Quercus robur chromosome 4, dhQueRobu3.1, whole genome shotgun sequence encodes:
- the LOC126722539 gene encoding protein DETOXIFICATION 19-like isoform X2 produces MSLNTSSNNATPSLEASDHHHNEEEETNRGCCKNVLDVVEAKTQLLFSLPMLLTNVFSYLITLISTMFAGHLGELKLAGATLANSWAGVTGLAVMTGLSGSLETLCGQGFGAKVYRLLGIYLQASCIISFLFSIIIAIIWFYTEPILILLHQDTEIAKTAAHYIRYLIPGFFAYGFLQNILRFFQTQSILWPLVIFTGLPLVIHTGIAYALVHWTSLSFVGAPLAASVSLWLSVLMLAMYVTCRKKFEHTWGGFSLESFQYILPSLKLALLSAAMVCLEYWAFEILVLLAGLLQNSKTTTSLIAMCVNTEAIAYMLAYGLSAAASTRVSNELGAGHPNRAKNAIGVARGYGWQHLAVYVNLATFYIIGLPIACVLGFKTKLQAKGLWIGLICGLSSQAVALFLITLRTKWAKLSLPEKDNRENPVLV; encoded by the exons ATGTCACTAAACACAAGTTCAAATAATGCTACACCCTCGTTAGAGGCTAGCGATCACCatcacaatgaagaagaagaaacaaatagaGGGTGTTGTAAGAATGTGTTGGATGTGGTAGAGGCCAAGACCCAATTGTTGTTTTCCCTACCAATGCTTCTCACCAATGTTTTCTCCTACTTAATAACCTTAATATCTACCATGTTCGCCGGCCACCTTGGTGAGCTCAAGCTTGCCGGTGCAACTCTTGCAAACTCGTGGGCAGGTGTCACAGGCCTCGCTGTCATG ACTGGGTTAAGCGGATCACTTGAGACACTTTGCGGGCAAGGATTTGGAGCAAAAGTATACAGACTGTTGGGGATTTATCTACAAGCTTCTTGTATCATATCCTTCCTCTTCTCTATCATCATAGCCATTATCTGGTTCTATACAGAACCTATACTAATCTTACTCCATCAAGATACTGAGATTGCAAAGACGGCTGCTCACTATATAAGGTATCTCATTCCTGGATTCTTTGCATATGGCTTCCTGCAAAACATCTTGAGGTTTTTTCAGACACAATCTATTTTGTGGCCCCTGGTCATATTCACAGGTCTACCACTAGTTATTCATACTGGCATTGCATATGCTTTAGTACACTGGACATCTCTCAGTTTTGTGGGAGCTCCATTGGCAGCTTCAGTTTCATTATGGCTATCAGTCCTTATGTTGGCCATGTATGTGACTTGTAGAAAGAAATTTGAGCATACATGGGGGGGATTTTCATTGGAATCATTCCAATACATTCTTCCAAGCTTGAAACTAGCCCTTCTCTCTGCAGCAATGGTATG TTTGGAGTACTGGGCTTTCGAGATTCTGGTTCTCTTAGCGGGATTGTtgcaaaactcaaaaacaaccACTTCATTGATTGCTATGTG CGTGAATACAGAAGCTATCGCTTATATGCTCGCATATGGTCTCAGTGCTGCTGCAAG CACAAGAGTGTCAAATGAGTTGGGAGCAGGCCATCCCAACCGGGCAAAGAATGCCATAG GGGTGGCCAGAGGATATGGTTGGCAGCACTTGGCTGTTTATGTTAACTTGGCGACCTTCTATATCATTGGTTTACCAATTGCATGCGTCCTTGGATTTAAGACGAAACTGCAAGCTAAG GGTTTGTGGATTGGCTTGATCTGTGGCCTCTCCAGCCAAGCTGTTGCCCTCTTTTTAATTACACTGCGAACCAAATGGGCTAAACTAAGCCTCCCCGAGAAAGATAATAGAGAAAACCCAGTTTTGGTTTAA
- the LOC126722539 gene encoding protein DETOXIFICATION 18-like isoform X1: MSLNTSSNNATPSLEASDHHHNEEEETNRGCCKNVLDVVEAKTQLLFSLPMLLTNVFSYLITLISTMFAGHLGELKLAGATLANSWAGVTGLAVMTGLSGSLETLCGQGFGAKVYRLLGIYLQASCIISFLFSIIIAIIWFYTEPILILLHQDTEIAKTAAHYIRYLIPGFFAYGFLQNILRFFQTQSILWPLVIFTGLPLVIHTGIAYALVHWTSLSFVGAPLAASVSLWLSVLMLAMYVTCRKKFEHTWGGFSLESFQYILPSLKLALLSAAMVCLEYWAFEILVLLAGLLQNSKTTTSLIAMCVNTEAIAYMLAYGLSAAASTRVSNELGAGHPNRAKNAIGVSLKLSLLVGVTLVLAIAFGHNIWASLFSDSSEIIKEFASMTPLLAISIFIDSVQAVISGVARGYGWQHLAVYVNLATFYIIGLPIACVLGFKTKLQAKGLWIGLICGLSSQAVALFLITLRTKWAKLSLPEKDNRENPVLV; the protein is encoded by the exons ATGTCACTAAACACAAGTTCAAATAATGCTACACCCTCGTTAGAGGCTAGCGATCACCatcacaatgaagaagaagaaacaaatagaGGGTGTTGTAAGAATGTGTTGGATGTGGTAGAGGCCAAGACCCAATTGTTGTTTTCCCTACCAATGCTTCTCACCAATGTTTTCTCCTACTTAATAACCTTAATATCTACCATGTTCGCCGGCCACCTTGGTGAGCTCAAGCTTGCCGGTGCAACTCTTGCAAACTCGTGGGCAGGTGTCACAGGCCTCGCTGTCATG ACTGGGTTAAGCGGATCACTTGAGACACTTTGCGGGCAAGGATTTGGAGCAAAAGTATACAGACTGTTGGGGATTTATCTACAAGCTTCTTGTATCATATCCTTCCTCTTCTCTATCATCATAGCCATTATCTGGTTCTATACAGAACCTATACTAATCTTACTCCATCAAGATACTGAGATTGCAAAGACGGCTGCTCACTATATAAGGTATCTCATTCCTGGATTCTTTGCATATGGCTTCCTGCAAAACATCTTGAGGTTTTTTCAGACACAATCTATTTTGTGGCCCCTGGTCATATTCACAGGTCTACCACTAGTTATTCATACTGGCATTGCATATGCTTTAGTACACTGGACATCTCTCAGTTTTGTGGGAGCTCCATTGGCAGCTTCAGTTTCATTATGGCTATCAGTCCTTATGTTGGCCATGTATGTGACTTGTAGAAAGAAATTTGAGCATACATGGGGGGGATTTTCATTGGAATCATTCCAATACATTCTTCCAAGCTTGAAACTAGCCCTTCTCTCTGCAGCAATGGTATG TTTGGAGTACTGGGCTTTCGAGATTCTGGTTCTCTTAGCGGGATTGTtgcaaaactcaaaaacaaccACTTCATTGATTGCTATGTG CGTGAATACAGAAGCTATCGCTTATATGCTCGCATATGGTCTCAGTGCTGCTGCAAG CACAAGAGTGTCAAATGAGTTGGGAGCAGGCCATCCCAACCGGGCAAAGAATGCCATAGGTGTGAGTCTAAAGCTCTCTCTCCTTGTTGGGGTCACACTTGTTTTGGCTATTGCATTTGGTCACAATATATGGGCTAGTCTCTTCAGTGATAGCTCTGAAATCATTAAGGAATTTGCTTCAATGACTCCTCTGCTTGCAATTTCAATATTCATTGATTCAGTGCAAGCTGTCATTTCAG GGGTGGCCAGAGGATATGGTTGGCAGCACTTGGCTGTTTATGTTAACTTGGCGACCTTCTATATCATTGGTTTACCAATTGCATGCGTCCTTGGATTTAAGACGAAACTGCAAGCTAAG GGTTTGTGGATTGGCTTGATCTGTGGCCTCTCCAGCCAAGCTGTTGCCCTCTTTTTAATTACACTGCGAACCAAATGGGCTAAACTAAGCCTCCCCGAGAAAGATAATAGAGAAAACCCAGTTTTGGTTTAA